Proteins encoded within one genomic window of Cucumis sativus cultivar 9930 chromosome 3, Cucumber_9930_V3, whole genome shotgun sequence:
- the LOC101210239 gene encoding probable aspartic proteinase GIP2 — protein sequence MAASTSFSLFSSILFLLFSISIASTSFTPRSLVLPVTKHPSLQYIIQIHQRTPLVPVNLTVDLGGWLMWVDCDRGFVSSSYKPARCRSAQCSLAKSISCGKCYLPPHPGCNNYTCSLSARNTIIQLSSGGEVTSDLVSVSSTNGFNSTRALSVPNFLFICSSTFLLEGLAGGVTGMAGFGRTRISLPSQFAAAFSFSRKFTMCLSGSTGFPGVIFSGYGPYHFLPNIDLTNSLTYTPLLINPVGFAGEKSSEYFIGVKSIEFNSKTVPLNTTLLKIDSNGNGGTKISTVNPYTVLETSIYRALVKTFTSELGNIPRVAAVAPFEVCYSSKSFGSTELGPSVPSIDLILQNKKVIWRMFGANSMVVVTEEVLCLGFVEGGVEAETAMVIGGHQIEDNLLEFDLATSRLGFSSTLLGRNTNCANFNFTSTA from the coding sequence ATGGCCGCCTCCACTTCCTTCTCCCTCTTCTCCTCCattctctttctcctcttctccaTTTCCATTGCCTCAACTTCCTTCACCCCCAGATCCCTCGTTCTCCCTGTCACCAAACATCCATCTCTCCAATACATCATCCAGATCCACCAACGAACTCCTCTGGTTCCGGTCAATCTCACAGTGGATCTCGGCGGTTGGCTAATGTGGGTCGACTGTGACCGTGGCTTCGTTTCTTCCTCCTACAAACCCGCTCGTTGTCGCTCCGCCCAATGCTCCCTCGCCAAATCCATTTCCTGCGGCAAATGCTATTTGCCGCCCCACCCCGGCTGCAACAACTACACTTGCAGCCTTTCCGCCCGAAACACCATCATCCAACTATCCTCTGGCGGAGAAGTCACTTCCGACCTTGTCTCTGTTTCTTCCACCAATGGCTTCAATTCAACCAGAGCCCTCTCCGTCCCCAATTTCCTGTTCATCTGCAGCTCGACTTTCCTCCTCGAAGGCCTGGCCGGCGGTGTAACTGGAATGGCAGGATTCGGAAGAACCAGAATATCTCTACCATCCCAATTCGCCGCCGCCTTCAGCTTTAGCCGGAAATTCACCATGTGCTTGAGCGGCTCCACTGGATTCCCTGGTGTCATCTTCTCCGGTTACGGCCCATACCATTTCTTACCCAACATCGACTTAACAAATTCTCTCACTTATACCCCGTTGCTCATCAACCCCGTTGGCTTCGCCGGGGAAAAATCATCGGAGTATTTCATCGGCGTTAAATCCATCGAATTCAACTCCAAAACCGTCCCACTAAACACCACTCTTCTGAAAATCGACAGCAACGGAAACGGTGGTACAAAAATCAGCACTGTCAATCCATACACCGTACTGGAAACATCAATTTACAGGGCGTTGGTGAAAACATTCACATCGGAGCTTGGGAACATTCCAAGAGTGGCGGCGGTGGCGCCATTTGAGGTCTGTTATAGTTCAAAAAGCTTTGGAAGTACTGAATTGGGGCCGAGTGTGCCAtcgattgatttgattttgcaGAACAAAAAAGTGATTTGGAGAATGTTCGGGGCGAACTCGATGGTGGTTGTGACCGAGGAGGTATTATGCTTGGGATTTGTTGAGGGTGGAGTGGAAGCAGAAACGGCGATGGTGATTGGAGGGCACCAAATAGAGGATAATTTGCTTGAATTTGATTTGGCAACTTCTAGGCTTGGATTTAGCTCAACTTTACTGGGACGAAACACTAATTGcgctaattttaattttacttcaaCTGCTTGA